CCCATAAGTTAACAGTTGGCTCAATCGTTGATAAATAAACGGCTGCGGCAATAATAAAAACCACCCATCCAATAATATTGTTTAAAAAATTAAATCGTTTTTCATCCATTGTTTGTTGTAATTTAATATTAATTTAATTCCCGCAAAGATAAAATTTTAAAACGAATGCTTGCAGTAGCATACGAAAAAAATCAAAATCTTGTGAAATAAAAAAAAGCCTCATAAAAATAAATTTCTGAGGCTTTTTTAATTCATATAAAATAATTCTACTTTTCTTCTTTTTTAACGTCTTCTTCTCTTACAACATTAATTGGTATTTCAACCTCAACATCTTTACTAATTTTCACAAGAACTTTATATTCACCAATTTTGTCAATTTCATCAATAAATTTAATATTTCTTCTGTCAATTTCATGTCCTTTCTCTGCAAGAGCACGTGATATTTGAAGGTTTGTAATAGATCCGAATAATTTGCCGGTAGTACCAACCTTTACAGGAAGTTTTACACCTATTTTTTTCAATTCTGTAGCTGTTGCTTCTGCTTCTTTTCTTTCTTTCTCAAGTTTATGAGATGCTTGTCTCATATTTTCAGCAAGAATTTTTTTATTTGATTCTGTTGCTAAAATAGCCATTCTTTTTGGAATCAAATAATTTCTTGCATATCCGGGTTTTACTGTAACAACTTCATTTTCAAAACCCAAATTTGATATATCTTGTTTTAAGATAATTTCCATAATTTTCTATTTTAAATTGTCAGTAACATAAGGTAATAATGCTAAGTGCCTAGCTCTTTTTACTGCCTGAGCAAGTTTTCTTTGGAATTTTAATGATGTACCAGTATATCTCCTAGGTGTAATTTTACCATATTCATCCAAAAATTTTACTAAAAAAGAAGCGTCTTTATAATCAATATATTTAATATTGTTTTTTTTGAACCAACAAAATTTCTTCTTTCTTTGTCTTTCTCTGGGGTTAATGTTAATAAAAATGTTCCGATAAGCTTTTGTTGCCATAATTCTCTGTTTTTTTTTAAGCGTTTAATAAATCTTTTTTCTTTGATGCACTCTTGTTAAAAGCACCATTTCTACGTTTTTCATTAAATTCCAATGCGTATTTGTCCAGCGAAACGGTTAAAAATCTGAGAATTTTTTCATTCCTTAAATATTCAGTTTCTAATTTCTGAATAAAATCAGGTTCAATTTTAAACTCAAATAAATGGTAATATCCGGAAGATTTTTTCTTAATAGGGTAAGCAAATTTCTTTAAACCCCAATCTTCTTCATGGATAATCTCACCACCGTTGCTGGTCAATAACTTTTTGAAATGGGCTACGGTTTCCTTTAATTGATTTTCCGTAACCAACGGTGAAATAATAAAAATTCCTTCGTAATGTTTTTTCATAATATTTAATTTATCCATGTTATTTTTGAGTTTGCAAAGGTAAAAAAAGATTTTTTAAATTAAAGTACATATTTCTTTTACTT
Above is a window of Bacteroidota bacterium DNA encoding:
- the rpsF gene encoding 30S ribosomal protein S6, with product MDKLNIMKKHYEGIFIISPLVTENQLKETVAHFKKLLTSNGGEIIHEEDWGLKKFAYPIKKKSSGYYHLFEFKIEPDFIQKLETEYLRNEKILRFLTVSLDKYALEFNEKRRNGAFNKSASKKKDLLNA
- the rpsR gene encoding 30S ribosomal protein S18 — its product is MATKAYRNIFININPRERQRKKKFCWFKKNNIKYIDYKDASFLVKFLDEYGKITPRRYTGTSLKFQRKLAQAVKRARHLALLPYVTDNLK
- the rplI gene encoding 50S ribosomal protein L9 translates to MEIILKQDISNLGFENEVVTVKPGYARNYLIPKRMAILATESNKKILAENMRQASHKLEKERKEAEATATELKKIGVKLPVKVGTTGKLFGSITNLQISRALAEKGHEIDRRNIKFIDEIDKIGEYKVLVKISKDVEVEIPINVVREEDVKKEEK